The genomic interval TTTCGGAAAATTTAGCGCCAAGTGAAACGGTTAGTTTTATTAAGCTGCGAGCAACCTATGCTGAAGTTGGGAATAGTTTGCCTTTTGGCGCGGCGGAGCGTTCGCCAAATTATAGTTTGAGCCCAGATGGGAACGTGATCGGCCGTCCAAACCTACCGTTCTTTAGTGGTACCGACACCACAAGCCTGAAACCTGAAAGAACAAAGTCGCTCGAATTTGGTGCTGAGATGCGCTTTTTTAATGATAAAGTGAATTTCAATATCACGTATTATGATGCAACGACACGAGATCAGGTGTTTACGATTACGGCACCTTCGGGGGCTGGCGCCACAAGCTTCTGGATTAACGGCGGAACCATCCAAAACCGAGGTATCGAAGCTTATGCCAGCTATAATGGTAAATTTGGTGAGTTGCAATGGACACCAAGCCTAAACTTTACCAGAAACACCAACCGTATTAAGGAGCTTAGTGACTTATTAACTACCGACCGCTTTGTATTAGCGAGTGCCAACAGGTTAACTAATTTGTACTTAGTACGTCCGGGAAGCGATTTGCTGGGCGACCGAGAATATGCTGCCTATCACGATATTTATGGGAAAAAGTACCTCTATAACGAGGATGGATCCCATCAGGTCAACGCCGCCGGCTTGCCTTTGCTTTCTGCACAGGATAACCAGTATATTGGTAATGCCAATCCGGACTTTCTGTTAAACTTTAATAACCAATTTAGGTACAAGAACTTCAATCTCTCGTTTTTGATTGATAGCCGGTTTGGAGGGTTGGTAGCTTCTTCAACTGAACAGTGGCTAGACTATAAAGGGCTTTCAAAGCGGAGTGGGGAGGCCCGAGATAACGGCGGTGTGATGGTAAATGGGAATCTGATTGATGCTGAAACATACTATGGATACATTTCTGCCAAAGCAGACTATGGTGCAGCGGCCAGTGAGTATACGTACAGCTCGACGAACATTCGCCTTCGTGAGTTTTCAATTGGTTATACCTTCGATGATCTAGGCGACACGTTCAAAAATATCAACGTTTCGTTGGTCGGTCGTAATCTATTCTTTCTTCATAAGAAAGCGCCCTTCGATCCCGAGTTGGCGTTGGGAACAGCTAATGGAAGTCAAGGGTTCGAATCGTTTCAGATCCCTTCGCTCCGGTCCTTTGGTCTAACATTAAGGGTAGGATTATAAAATTGTCGGATTTTAAATAAAATATAGCGATGAACTATTTAATAAATAAAATAAATCTTAAAATGCTGGCGATTATAGCTTTTGTTCTTGTCGCCCAGTCGTGTACTGAAGATTTTGAAGGTTTGAATCAGGATCAAAAACTGATCTCTGATAAAGATTTGCAACAAGATGCCAATGATGGTGGATTTTTATTGCCAACGATGATGAATAATATCATCAGCACCACAACATCTGAACAGACACAGCAAAACCTGCAAGCCGAATCATATGCAAATTACTTAGAGGCACCCAGTAATTTTATTGGGAATGTTAACCCGACCACTTATGTAACCCGAGGTATTTGGCCAGGGTCATGGACGGTAAGTACCAATGGGGTGATGAATAATTGGGTGCAGATGAAAAAGAAAGGGATCGATGAGAAATACCCAGATTTATATGCCATAGCATTGATTATTAAAGTCGCTGCTGGGCATCGGTTGGTTGACACCTTTGGGCCATATCCATACACCGAATATGGGTTAACAGCTGAACCGGAATGGGACTCGCCTGAGGCTTCTTATACGGCATTTTTTGAGGATCTTGATATTGCGGTAGCTAGTCTTCAAGCTGCCGAAGCTGAAGATCCCGCCAGAGATGACATCCGGTTTAAAAAATGGGATCGATCAAGTTTTCAAGGCAATTACCCTCGATGGATCAAGCTGGCAAATACCTTACGTCTGAGATTAGCGATTCGACTTTCTGAAATTGATCCTCAAAAAGCACGCGCAGAGGCGGAGAAGGCAGTTGATCCTGCGAACGGCGGCGTAATAGGAGAAGATGAAGGATCTTTTTCGGTAAAAGGAGCAGCAAAGAATCCACATTTCGTAATGAGCAATGAATGGTCTGATACACGCGTGTCAGCCGCTGTAATCACCTATCTGCAAGGCTTTGGTGATCCGCGCTTGGAAGCGTATGCGCTGCCAGCAACTGATCCTGCGCTGAATGGAGCTTACCGAGGTATCCGTCCGGGAGTCGATAGGCCGACAAAGACGGTTTACGAAAACTATTCAAAGTACAATGTCCTGGAGTCAGACCCTATGAAAATTGTAGACGTTGCTGAAAGTTACTTTTTAAGAGCAGAAGGAGCATTGCGAGGTTGGAATATGGGAGGACAAACAGCTGATTTTTTCTATAAGGAAGGTATCCGCGTATCGTTTGCTGCAAATGAAGTGGCAGGGATTGACGAATATTTGGAAAGCGTCAGTACGCAAATAGCCTATGTCGACCCAAAACGCAGTGACTATAACAGTCCGCCATTGACGGATGTGACGGTGAAATGGAACGAGGGCCTTTCTTTTGAGAAGAAGTTAGAGAAAATTATCACTCAGAAATGGATTGCCATGTTTCCAGAAGGTACGGAAGCTTGGTCCGAATTTCGTAGAACAGGCTATCCAAAACTATATCCAATCATGGCATCAAAGAATCCGTTGTTGCCTCAGGGCACATTTATTAAACGCTTAACATATCCCGTAGCGGTGGTTTCAAGCAGTCAGGCCGCTTACGATGCTGCCGTGGCTGCACATTTAGGTGGACGTGACGATGAAGACGTCACCTTTTATTGGATGAAAGACGAGTAACAGAAAAAAAGAGGT from Pedobacter indicus carries:
- a CDS encoding SusD/RagB family nutrient-binding outer membrane lipoprotein is translated as MNYLINKINLKMLAIIAFVLVAQSCTEDFEGLNQDQKLISDKDLQQDANDGGFLLPTMMNNIISTTTSEQTQQNLQAESYANYLEAPSNFIGNVNPTTYVTRGIWPGSWTVSTNGVMNNWVQMKKKGIDEKYPDLYAIALIIKVAAGHRLVDTFGPYPYTEYGLTAEPEWDSPEASYTAFFEDLDIAVASLQAAEAEDPARDDIRFKKWDRSSFQGNYPRWIKLANTLRLRLAIRLSEIDPQKARAEAEKAVDPANGGVIGEDEGSFSVKGAAKNPHFVMSNEWSDTRVSAAVITYLQGFGDPRLEAYALPATDPALNGAYRGIRPGVDRPTKTVYENYSKYNVLESDPMKIVDVAESYFLRAEGALRGWNMGGQTADFFYKEGIRVSFAANEVAGIDEYLESVSTQIAYVDPKRSDYNSPPLTDVTVKWNEGLSFEKKLEKIITQKWIAMFPEGTEAWSEFRRTGYPKLYPIMASKNPLLPQGTFIKRLTYPVAVVSSSQAAYDAAVAAHLGGRDDEDVTFYWMKDE